From a single Aphelocoma coerulescens isolate FSJ_1873_10779 chromosome 31, UR_Acoe_1.0, whole genome shotgun sequence genomic region:
- the LOC138100301 gene encoding V-type proton ATPase subunit S1-like: MAAALWALLAALAGVAPGPGPAGASQVPLLVWSTERALWPPLDAPGGRVLAQEELQQLLEPGLRRGPRTVLLFLQDQLSLEDFTAFGGVFGNEADGAFPNLQGALGSAGSALALPSVAGVAAAALPLTLQRALGAPPPLRLPGGALGGLRLNRSEPSPNPALLLVGLPHSRSSGLLGPKEALTSNDAVLRK; encoded by the exons atggcggcggcgctGTGGGCGCTGCTCGCGGCCCTCGCCGGGGtcgcgccgggcccggggcccGCGGGGGCCTCGCAGGTCCCGCTGCTCGTCTGGTCCACGGAGCG GGCGCTGTGGCCCCCCCTGGACGCCCCCGGGGGCCGGGTGCTGgcgcaggaggagctgcagcagctgctggagccggGGCTGCGCCGGGGCCCGCGCAcggtgctgctgttcctgcaggaccag ctcagcctggaggatTTCACGGCTTTCGGGGGCGTTTTTGGGAACGAGGCCGATGGAGCCTTCCCCAACctgcag GGTGCCCTGGGCTCCGCGGGCTCcgccctggccctgccctcgGTGGCCGGAGTGGCCGCGGCCGCGCTGCCGCTGACCCTGCAGAGGGCCCtgggtgcccctccccccctgcGCCTgcccgggggggccctgggggggctgAGGCTGAACCGCTCCGAGCCCAGCCCCAACCCCGCCCTGCTGCTTGTGGGGCTGCCCCATAGCCGGAG ctccGGCCTGCTGGGCCCCAAGGAGGCGCTGACCAGTAACg ACGCGGTGCTGAga aagtga